Proteins encoded in a region of the Mercenaria mercenaria strain notata chromosome 1, MADL_Memer_1, whole genome shotgun sequence genome:
- the LOC128546978 gene encoding uncharacterized protein LOC128546978 — protein sequence MEARLPDDKLFKLRHLLVKHAKSRKIKLRDLQALLGLLNFCCNVVIPGRAFLRRLTDLTRKVKKPHHRITLSKESRCDLKAWQLFIEHFNGKHLLLEHRWVADTELHLFTDSAGSVGFAAIFQSHWFCDKWPEALRLNDITFEELFPVVLAFEIWGELICNRSIILHFDNMAVVHILNKQTCKEPLVMKLVRRLVLSAMKYNILFKAGHIQGKINILPDLLSRLQVARFRELTPNMDPTPTPVPRCLLDGN from the coding sequence ATGGAGGCCCGTCTTCCCGATGATAAACTCTTCAAGCTCCGCCACCTTCTGGTTAAACATGCCAAAAGTCGAAAGATTAAATTACGGGACTTGCAAGCCTTGCTGGGTCTTCTTAATTTTTGTTGTAATGTAGTCATTCCCGGCAGAGCCTTCCTCCGTCGTTTGACAGACCTTACCCGAAAGGTTAAAAAGCCTCATCATAGGATCACCTTATCAAAAGAAAGTCGCTGTGATCTTAAAGCTTGGCAGCTGTTCATTGAACACTTTAATGGAAAGCACCTTCTGTTAGAACATCGTTGGGTTGCGGATACtgaattacatttatttactgACTCGGCAGGTTCAGTAGGGTTCGCAGCCATCTTTCAGTCACATTGGTTTTGTGACAAATGGCCTGAAGCATTACGGCTCAATGACATCACATTCGAAGAATTGTTTCCTGTTGTGTTAGCTTTTGAAATCTGGGGGGAACTAATCTGCAACCGTTCTATCATTTTGCATTTTGACAATATGGCAGTAGTTCACATTCTCAACAAACAAACCTGTAAAGAGCCACTCGTCATGAAATTAGTTCGTAGGTTGGTTTTGTCTGCAATGAAATACAATATTCTGTTTAAAGCTGGGCATATTCAGGGTAAAATAAACATTCTACCAGATTTGTTATCCCGTCTTCAGGTAGCCAGATTCAGAGAACTAACGCCAAACATGGATCCAACTCCAACTCCGGTTCCTCGTTGCCTTCTAGACGGGAATTAG